A genomic segment from Dermatobacter hominis encodes:
- the murJ gene encoding murein biosynthesis integral membrane protein MurJ encodes MTADDAAVPAAGPDAPGTGAPGGAGAEQVVAARNRNATVMAVFTAVSRASGFARIVVVAAVLGTSYLGNTYQSANTIPNILFELFAAGVLQSVLIPIMVDAVDGHTHREAEETAGVVLGAMLTLLAAVVAAGLLAGTWIMELLVSGVDDAAIRAAEVQLGTFLLWFFLPQVLFYAASMVAAAVLNATGHFWQPVFAPTVNNVVVIGTYLLFGAMRDGQAPSLDLTTPEKLVLAVGTLLGVVAFCAVPVVAAWREGFHLRPSFRFRHPILRRLARQGAWAAGFLGASQALLVAVLYLANGSEGGVVVYQLAYVLFMLPVSLFAVPVFTTAFPDLTRFARKQQWGEFGDEVGRTVRSVCLFTIASAGALVALSGPIAHVVALGNASDRVVEVSGAVAGFAIGVPGFALMLLLTRVAYSYQDTRTPTIVNVGVAVLGTLVMAVLVSVVPDVDRITALGAGYGGAQLVGAAVLAAAVRSRVHRSGSRIPTVAAPVLRDLAATVVASVAVYAAVRALPEPGVAVAVVLCVAGGAVLAGLLLVVLRLLGGPSPSRALRSLGGDPGRVPAGAS; translated from the coding sequence GTGACGGCCGACGACGCGGCCGTCCCGGCCGCGGGACCGGACGCCCCCGGCACCGGAGCCCCGGGCGGCGCCGGCGCGGAGCAGGTCGTGGCGGCGCGCAACCGCAACGCCACCGTGATGGCCGTGTTCACCGCAGTGAGCCGCGCCAGCGGCTTCGCCCGGATCGTCGTCGTCGCCGCGGTCCTCGGGACGTCGTACCTCGGCAACACCTACCAGAGCGCCAACACGATCCCGAACATCCTCTTCGAGCTGTTCGCCGCCGGCGTCCTGCAGTCGGTGCTCATCCCGATCATGGTGGACGCGGTCGACGGCCACACCCACCGCGAGGCCGAGGAGACCGCGGGCGTCGTGCTCGGCGCCATGCTGACGCTGCTCGCCGCGGTCGTCGCCGCGGGCCTGCTGGCGGGCACATGGATCATGGAGCTGCTGGTGTCGGGCGTGGACGACGCCGCGATCCGCGCCGCCGAGGTGCAGCTCGGCACGTTCCTCCTGTGGTTCTTCCTGCCCCAGGTCCTCTTCTACGCGGCGAGCATGGTGGCGGCCGCGGTGCTCAACGCCACGGGCCACTTCTGGCAGCCGGTGTTCGCCCCGACGGTCAACAACGTCGTGGTGATCGGCACGTACCTCCTCTTCGGGGCCATGCGCGACGGCCAGGCGCCGTCCCTCGACCTGACGACGCCCGAGAAGCTCGTGCTGGCCGTCGGCACCCTGCTGGGGGTGGTCGCGTTCTGCGCGGTCCCGGTCGTCGCGGCCTGGCGCGAGGGGTTCCACCTGCGCCCGTCGTTCCGCTTCCGCCACCCGATCCTCCGCCGCCTCGCCCGGCAGGGGGCGTGGGCGGCCGGCTTCCTCGGGGCGTCCCAGGCGCTGCTCGTGGCGGTGCTGTACCTGGCCAACGGCAGCGAGGGCGGCGTCGTCGTGTACCAGCTCGCCTACGTGCTCTTCATGCTCCCGGTGTCGCTCTTCGCCGTGCCGGTGTTCACGACGGCGTTCCCCGACCTGACGCGCTTCGCCCGCAAGCAGCAGTGGGGCGAGTTCGGCGACGAGGTCGGGCGGACCGTCCGGTCGGTGTGCCTGTTCACGATCGCGTCGGCGGGCGCGCTGGTCGCCCTCTCGGGTCCGATCGCGCACGTCGTCGCGCTCGGCAACGCCTCGGACCGGGTGGTCGAGGTGTCGGGCGCCGTGGCCGGCTTCGCCATCGGCGTGCCGGGCTTCGCCCTCATGCTCCTGCTCACCCGCGTCGCCTACTCGTACCAGGACACGAGGACGCCGACGATCGTGAACGTGGGCGTGGCCGTGCTCGGGACGCTGGTGATGGCCGTCCTCGTGTCGGTCGTGCCCGACGTCGACCGCATCACGGCGCTCGGCGCCGGCTACGGCGGTGCGCAGCTGGTCGGCGCGGCCGTGCTGGCGGCGGCGGTCCGGTCGCGCGTGCACCGCTCGGGCTCGCGCATCCCGACCGTCGCAGCGCCCGTGCTGCGCGACCTGGCGGCGACGGTGGTGGCGTCGGTCGCGGTCTACGCCGCGGTGCGCGCCCTGCCCGAGCCCGGCGTCGCTGTCGCCGTCGTCCTCTGCGTCGCCGGCGGCGCCGTCCTGGCCGGGTTGCTGCTGGTGGTGCTCCGGCTGCTCGGCGGACCCAGCCCCTCCCGTGCGCTGCGGTCGCTCGGCGGCGATCCCGGCCGGGTGCCGGCGGGGGCGTCGTGA
- a CDS encoding glycosyltransferase family 4 protein, with amino-acid sequence MRTLQLLGPSTGGIRVHVATLARQLEALGIDAPVVGPAGVLDGLGPQAGVVPVPDGLSPSSLIAARRALRPWRGPAQVVHAHGLKAAWVALRGRPSRPLVVTVHNVVLEQSAGRTVGAQQRLERAVLARADRVIAPTTAIAAGLDGVVRRDRVRIVVPASPVPVLERTRTEVRAAIGVSDDTPLVTCVARLHPQKDLPTMFRAWARAVAKVPDARLAVVGEGPERAALEALRRELGIEGSLDVVGFDAHAVDWIGAADVFALSSVWEAIPLVLAEAMQLGVPVVTTDVGMATELLGDGRAGQVAAVGDDEALADGLVRFLSDPAAATAAGRAGREIAARRFDPAELSAAVATVYEELAGVAR; translated from the coding sequence ATGCGCACGCTGCAGCTGCTCGGCCCGTCGACCGGCGGGATCCGGGTGCACGTGGCGACGCTGGCGCGCCAGCTCGAGGCGCTGGGCATCGACGCGCCCGTGGTCGGGCCCGCGGGCGTGCTCGACGGCCTCGGCCCGCAGGCCGGCGTCGTCCCGGTCCCCGACGGGCTGTCGCCGTCCTCGCTGATCGCCGCGCGCCGAGCGCTCCGGCCGTGGCGCGGGCCGGCGCAGGTCGTCCACGCCCACGGGCTGAAGGCGGCCTGGGTCGCCCTGCGGGGCCGGCCGTCGCGACCGCTGGTCGTCACCGTCCACAACGTGGTGCTGGAGCAGTCCGCCGGTCGGACCGTCGGGGCCCAGCAGCGCCTCGAGCGGGCGGTGCTGGCCCGGGCCGACCGCGTGATCGCCCCAACGACGGCGATCGCGGCCGGGCTCGACGGCGTCGTGCGCCGCGATCGCGTGCGGATCGTCGTCCCGGCGTCGCCGGTGCCGGTGCTCGAGCGGACGCGCACCGAGGTCCGCGCCGCCATCGGCGTGAGCGACGACACTCCTCTGGTGACGTGCGTGGCCCGCCTCCACCCGCAGAAGGACCTGCCGACCATGTTCCGGGCGTGGGCGCGGGCGGTGGCGAAGGTGCCCGACGCCCGACTGGCGGTGGTGGGCGAGGGACCCGAGCGCGCCGCGCTCGAGGCCTTGCGGCGGGAGCTCGGGATCGAGGGCTCGCTCGACGTCGTCGGCTTCGACGCCCACGCCGTGGACTGGATCGGCGCCGCCGACGTGTTCGCGCTGAGCTCGGTGTGGGAGGCGATCCCGCTCGTGCTGGCCGAGGCGATGCAGCTGGGCGTACCCGTCGTGACCACCGACGTCGGCATGGCCACCGAGCTGCTGGGCGACGGCCGCGCCGGGCAGGTCGCCGCCGTCGGCGACGACGAGGCCCTGGCCGACGGCCTCGTCCGCTTCCTGTCCGACCCCGCGGCCGCCACCGCAGCCGGGCGCGCCGGTCGGGAGATCGCGGCACGGCGGTTCGACCCTGCCGAGCTGTCCGCCGCCGTGGCGACGGTCTACGAGGAGCTGGCGGGGGTGGCCCGGTGA
- a CDS encoding glycerophosphodiester phosphodiesterase family protein — protein sequence MGRSTIPPSVAAAVAALALLVGGCSSDDPAEGDDAGTSSTTTTETAAPAASTVSALLALDRPLVLAHAGGDDVHPHDTPYGFDRSAEAGVDALDMDVQLSADGVLVVQHDDTVDRTTEGSGEVGSMTYDQLHALDAAYWFTEGCTCTDRPDEEYVLRGVRTGEVDPPEGSEPDDFAITSFEQIAADHPDHVLNIEIKGEAPEAIPAAEELARLVREMDLTDRVVVTAFDDAVAEAFAAAAPGAAITPGLGATTAYVLQGTLPPAGRTILQVPPEFEGIEVVTPDMVARAHRDGLVVWVWPNDARWETTDGYGQLLDMGVDGLNAADPATAVDVVAART from the coding sequence ATGGGCCGAAGCACGATCCCGCCGTCCGTCGCGGCCGCCGTCGCCGCGCTCGCGCTGCTGGTCGGCGGCTGCAGCTCCGACGACCCCGCCGAGGGCGACGACGCCGGCACGTCGAGCACCACCACCACCGAGACCGCCGCGCCGGCGGCGAGCACGGTGTCGGCGCTGCTCGCCCTCGACCGCCCGCTGGTCCTCGCCCACGCGGGCGGCGACGACGTCCACCCGCACGACACCCCCTACGGGTTCGACCGGTCCGCCGAGGCCGGCGTCGACGCTCTCGACATGGACGTGCAGCTCAGCGCCGACGGCGTGCTCGTGGTCCAGCACGACGACACCGTCGACCGCACGACCGAGGGCAGCGGCGAGGTCGGCTCGATGACCTACGACCAGCTGCACGCCCTCGACGCGGCGTACTGGTTCACCGAAGGCTGCACCTGCACGGACCGCCCCGACGAGGAGTACGTGCTGCGGGGCGTCCGCACCGGCGAGGTGGACCCGCCCGAGGGATCGGAGCCCGACGACTTCGCCATCACCAGCTTCGAGCAGATCGCGGCGGACCACCCCGACCACGTGCTCAACATCGAGATCAAGGGCGAGGCGCCCGAGGCGATCCCGGCGGCCGAGGAGCTGGCCCGGCTGGTCCGGGAGATGGACCTGACCGACCGGGTCGTCGTGACGGCCTTCGACGACGCCGTCGCCGAGGCGTTCGCCGCCGCCGCCCCCGGTGCCGCGATCACCCCCGGGCTCGGGGCCACGACCGCCTACGTGCTGCAGGGGACGCTGCCCCCCGCCGGTCGCACGATCCTCCAGGTGCCGCCCGAGTTCGAGGGCATCGAGGTCGTCACCCCCGACATGGTCGCCAGGGCGCACCGCGACGGCCTGGTCGTCTGGGTCTGGCCGAACGACGCCCGCTGGGAGACCACCGACGGCTACGGCCAGCTGCTCGACATGGGCGTCGACGGCCTCAACGCCGCCGACCCGGCAACCGCCGTCGACGTCGTCGCCGCCCGCACCTGA
- a CDS encoding CTP synthase, with translation MAKHIFVTGGVASSLGKGLTASSLGRLLKARGLRVTMQKLDPYINVDPGTMNPFEHGEVFVTKDGGETDLDLGHYERFIDEELTRDSNATTGSIYQSVLAAERRGEYLGKTVQVIPHITDEIKRRISRLAVDGTDVVITEVGGTVGDIEILPFLEAIRQFRLDVGRQNVCYVHVTLVPFIGPSGEQKTKPTQHSVTELRSRGIQPDAIVCRSEEAISSDLKRKISALCDVPIQAVVNAADASSLYDIPLVMHDEGLDTVVCDILGLDGTEPDMSEWQRLVRSVSEATAPTRIGIIGKYVSLPDAYLSVVEALKHAGFHHGADVQISWIQAEEVEGLLADDKLRDLDGIVIPGGFGERGVEGKVAAAGYAREHGLPCLGLCLGMQVMTIEFARNALGLTGANSTEFDPTTPHPVIDLMDSQRDVTEKGGTMRLGAYIAQLDAGSKVAELYGKEVVSERHRHRYEFNPVYRRRFDGTEFRASGTSPDGRLVEFIELEGHPFWVGTQAHPEFMSRPTRPAPLFDGFIGAALERAEGRNPQLIRLEDGDGRARTNGGSSTNGGSSTNGGSSTNGGSSTNGGSVADPAHSGAARGQV, from the coding sequence GTGGCCAAGCACATCTTCGTGACCGGCGGCGTGGCATCCAGTCTCGGGAAGGGCCTCACGGCCTCGTCCCTGGGACGGTTGCTGAAGGCTCGGGGTCTGCGGGTCACCATGCAGAAGCTGGATCCCTACATCAACGTGGATCCCGGCACCATGAACCCGTTCGAGCACGGCGAGGTGTTCGTCACCAAGGACGGCGGCGAGACCGACCTCGACCTGGGCCACTACGAGCGCTTCATCGACGAGGAGCTCACCCGGGACTCGAACGCCACGACCGGGTCGATCTACCAGTCGGTCCTGGCCGCCGAGCGCCGCGGCGAGTACCTCGGCAAGACCGTCCAGGTCATCCCGCACATCACCGACGAGATCAAGCGCCGCATCTCCCGGCTCGCCGTCGACGGCACCGACGTCGTGATCACCGAGGTCGGCGGCACGGTGGGCGACATCGAGATCCTGCCGTTCCTCGAGGCCATCCGGCAGTTCCGCCTCGACGTCGGTCGCCAGAACGTCTGCTACGTGCACGTCACGCTCGTGCCGTTCATCGGCCCGTCGGGCGAGCAGAAGACCAAGCCGACCCAGCACTCGGTCACCGAGCTGCGCAGCCGGGGCATCCAGCCCGATGCGATCGTCTGCCGCTCCGAGGAGGCCATCTCGTCGGATCTGAAGCGGAAGATCTCGGCGCTGTGCGACGTGCCGATCCAGGCCGTCGTCAACGCCGCCGATGCCAGCAGCCTCTACGACATCCCCCTCGTCATGCACGACGAGGGGCTCGACACCGTGGTGTGCGACATCCTCGGCCTCGACGGCACCGAGCCCGACATGTCCGAGTGGCAGCGGCTCGTGCGCAGCGTGAGCGAGGCCACGGCGCCGACGCGCATCGGCATCATCGGCAAGTACGTGAGCCTCCCCGACGCCTACCTCTCGGTCGTCGAGGCGCTGAAGCACGCCGGGTTCCACCACGGAGCCGACGTGCAGATCAGCTGGATCCAGGCCGAGGAGGTCGAGGGCCTGCTCGCCGACGACAAGCTGCGGGACCTCGACGGCATCGTCATCCCCGGCGGCTTCGGCGAGCGGGGCGTCGAGGGCAAGGTCGCGGCGGCGGGCTACGCCCGCGAGCACGGGCTGCCCTGCCTCGGGCTGTGCCTCGGCATGCAGGTGATGACGATCGAGTTCGCCCGCAACGCGCTCGGCCTGACCGGCGCCAACTCCACCGAGTTCGACCCCACCACGCCGCATCCGGTCATCGACCTCATGGACTCCCAGCGCGACGTCACCGAGAAGGGCGGCACGATGCGGCTGGGCGCCTACATCGCGCAGCTCGACGCCGGCTCCAAGGTGGCCGAGCTGTACGGCAAGGAGGTGGTGTCCGAGCGCCACCGCCACCGCTACGAGTTCAACCCGGTGTACCGCCGCCGCTTCGACGGCACCGAGTTCCGGGCGTCCGGCACGTCCCCCGACGGCCGCCTCGTCGAGTTCATCGAGCTCGAGGGCCACCCGTTCTGGGTCGGCACCCAGGCCCACCCCGAGTTCATGAGCCGGCCGACCCGGCCGGCCCCGCTCTTCGACGGGTTCATCGGCGCCGCGCTCGAGCGGGCCGAGGGGCGCAACCCGCAGCTGATCCGGCTCGAGGACGGCGACGGCCGAGCCCGCACGAACGGCGGGTCGAGCACGAACGGCGGGTCGAGCACGAACGGCGGGTCGAGCACGAACGGCGGGTCCAGCACGAACGGCGGCTCGGTCGCCGACCCGGCGCACAGCGGCGCGGCCCGCGGCCAGGTGTGA
- a CDS encoding NUDIX hydrolase encodes MSDEGFTHLHDELLVEGHAISVYRSTFRGPDGEEFDREVVRHPGAVSVVPLTDDGDVVLVRQYRAPLDRFLLEIPAGKRDVADEPPEETARRELAEEVGLVPSQLVPLVVFHNSVGFCDEESHVFLGTGLVETERDLQGVEEEHMEEVRVPLADTPAMIASGEISDGKTVIGLLLALRAVEAGTATS; translated from the coding sequence GTGAGCGACGAGGGGTTCACGCACCTCCACGACGAGCTGCTCGTGGAGGGCCACGCCATCTCCGTGTACCGGTCCACGTTCCGCGGGCCCGATGGCGAGGAGTTCGACCGTGAGGTCGTCCGCCACCCGGGCGCGGTGTCCGTCGTCCCGCTGACCGACGACGGCGACGTGGTGCTCGTGCGCCAGTACCGGGCGCCGCTCGACCGGTTCCTGCTCGAGATCCCGGCGGGCAAGCGCGACGTCGCCGACGAGCCGCCCGAGGAGACCGCCCGGCGCGAGCTCGCCGAGGAGGTCGGGCTGGTGCCGTCGCAGCTCGTGCCCCTCGTGGTGTTCCACAACTCCGTCGGCTTCTGCGACGAGGAGAGCCACGTGTTCCTCGGCACCGGGCTCGTCGAGACCGAGCGCGACCTCCAGGGCGTCGAGGAGGAGCACATGGAGGAGGTCCGGGTGCCGCTCGCCGACACGCCGGCGATGATCGCCTCGGGCGAGATCTCCGACGGCAAGACCGTGATCGGCCTGCTGCTCGCCCTTCGGGCGGTGGAGGCCGGGACCGCGACGTCGTGA
- the xerD gene encoding site-specific tyrosine recombinase XerD, with protein MGLDGPPEVDRDGVPVAAAPFLTHLAVEKGRSDLTLRAYRQDLRRYAAFLADRGLEVDGVGEDDVQDFVTELRAGGLATSSVIRVAGTVRSLHRFLAAEGLAPADPTAAIETPRRPSALPRALSEQQVEALLDAVGSACELPTGDATADAANLRDRALLELLYSSGIRVSEACGLRFGDLDVDSAFARVLGKRSKERLVPIGRPALSALADYLDRGRPVLLGERPADRDAADAVFLGLRGRRLGRQAAWGVIRRWATAAGLTAEISPHVLRHSCATHLLDHGADIRTVQELLGHASVSTTQIYTRVATDRLLQAYRDAHPRARARSTSGAAS; from the coding sequence GTGGGCCTGGACGGACCGCCCGAGGTCGACCGCGACGGGGTGCCGGTCGCCGCCGCGCCGTTCCTCACCCACCTCGCCGTCGAGAAGGGCCGGTCCGACCTGACGCTGCGCGCCTACCGCCAGGACCTCCGCCGCTACGCCGCCTTCCTGGCCGATCGGGGACTCGAGGTCGACGGCGTCGGCGAGGACGACGTGCAGGACTTCGTCACCGAGCTGCGCGCCGGGGGCCTGGCCACGTCGTCGGTCATCCGCGTCGCAGGGACCGTCCGGTCGCTGCACCGCTTCCTCGCCGCCGAGGGCCTCGCCCCCGCGGACCCGACCGCGGCGATCGAGACGCCGCGCCGGCCCTCCGCCCTGCCGCGGGCGCTGTCGGAGCAGCAGGTCGAGGCCCTGCTCGACGCCGTCGGCTCGGCCTGCGAGCTGCCGACGGGCGACGCCACCGCCGACGCCGCCAACCTGCGGGACCGGGCGCTGCTCGAGCTCCTGTACTCGAGCGGCATCCGGGTCTCCGAGGCGTGCGGGCTCCGCTTCGGCGACCTCGACGTCGACAGCGCGTTCGCCCGGGTGCTCGGCAAGCGCTCCAAGGAGCGCCTGGTGCCGATCGGCCGGCCCGCGCTCTCCGCCCTGGCCGACTACCTCGACCGCGGTCGACCGGTGCTGCTGGGGGAGCGGCCGGCCGACCGCGACGCCGCCGACGCCGTCTTCCTCGGCCTGCGCGGTCGCCGGCTCGGGCGCCAGGCCGCGTGGGGCGTCATCCGTCGATGGGCGACCGCGGCCGGGCTGACCGCCGAGATCAGCCCCCACGTGCTGCGCCACTCGTGCGCCACGCACCTGCTCGACCACGGCGCGGACATCCGGACGGTGCAGGAGCTGCTGGGCCACGCCTCGGTCAGCACGACGCAGATCTACACCCGCGTGGCGACCGACCGGCTGCTGCAGGCCTACCGGGACGCCCACCCGAGGGCGCGGGCCCGGTCGACCTCGGGAGCTGCGTCGTGA
- a CDS encoding HD domain-containing protein has protein sequence MSGPELQPTHRARRFFGSLSSSAPSDEDAAWADGWLTERESAAFRRMAPVDRRHAIGVARTVVAHLDRLDLDDGDPEARWIVAAALLHDVGKSVAGLGTYGRAVATLSGWVGGHDMAASWADTRGFTRKVGLYLQYPELGADLLRMAGSDERVVAWAAQHHEPEERWTVPVEAGRLLVQADDGAL, from the coding sequence GTGAGCGGTCCCGAGCTGCAGCCCACCCACCGGGCCCGACGGTTCTTCGGCTCGCTGTCGTCGTCCGCTCCGTCCGACGAGGACGCCGCCTGGGCCGACGGGTGGCTGACCGAGCGCGAGTCGGCGGCGTTCCGGAGGATGGCGCCGGTGGACCGGCGCCACGCGATCGGCGTCGCCCGCACCGTGGTCGCCCACCTCGACCGGCTGGACCTCGACGACGGCGACCCCGAGGCCCGCTGGATCGTCGCTGCGGCGCTGCTCCACGACGTCGGCAAGTCGGTGGCCGGCCTCGGCACCTACGGACGGGCCGTCGCGACGCTGTCGGGTTGGGTCGGCGGCCACGACATGGCGGCCTCGTGGGCCGACACCCGCGGCTTCACCCGCAAGGTCGGGCTGTACCTGCAGTACCCCGAGCTCGGCGCCGACCTGCTGCGCATGGCCGGCTCCGACGAGCGCGTCGTCGCCTGGGCCGCCCAGCACCACGAGCCCGAGGAGCGCTGGACGGTGCCCGTCGAGGCGGGCCGCCTGCTCGTTCAGGCCGACGACGGCGCCCTCTGA
- the trpS gene encoding tryptophan--tRNA ligase: protein MPRVFSGIQPTGDLHLGNLLGAVRNWVQDQHSADSFYCIVDLHALTVPKEPGEVGSRTLEMGQTLLACGLDPDVCTLFVQSHVREHTELAWLIQCVTSMGELRRMTQFKDKSDKQDFVSAGLFTYPALQAADILLYDTDRVPVGEDQRQHIELTRDVAERFNARFGETFVLPQATIPRAGARVMDLQEPTDKMSKSAASDAGVVYLMEDLAATAKKFKRAVTDSDGEVRYDPVAKPGVSNLLSVLGAVTDRSPEDVAEAYSQYGPLKADTADAVVELLRPIQERFRELADDPAGTGELLAIGAEKAQNVASDVYARAVEHVGLLPRA from the coding sequence ATGCCCCGCGTCTTCTCCGGCATCCAGCCGACCGGCGACCTGCACCTCGGCAACCTGCTGGGAGCGGTGCGCAACTGGGTCCAGGACCAGCACAGCGCCGACAGCTTCTACTGCATCGTCGACCTCCACGCCCTGACGGTCCCGAAGGAGCCGGGCGAGGTCGGCAGCCGGACGCTCGAGATGGGCCAGACCCTCCTCGCCTGCGGGCTGGACCCCGACGTCTGCACCCTCTTCGTGCAGAGCCACGTGCGCGAGCACACCGAGCTGGCCTGGCTGATCCAGTGCGTCACGAGCATGGGCGAGCTGCGGCGCATGACCCAGTTCAAGGACAAGTCCGACAAGCAGGACTTCGTCTCGGCCGGCCTGTTCACCTACCCGGCCCTGCAGGCGGCCGACATCCTGCTCTACGACACCGATCGCGTCCCGGTCGGCGAGGACCAGCGCCAGCACATCGAGCTGACCCGCGACGTCGCCGAACGCTTCAACGCCCGCTTCGGCGAGACCTTCGTCCTCCCGCAGGCCACGATCCCGCGGGCCGGCGCCCGGGTGATGGACCTGCAGGAGCCGACCGACAAGATGTCGAAGTCGGCCGCCTCCGACGCCGGCGTGGTCTACCTGATGGAGGACCTCGCCGCGACGGCGAAGAAGTTCAAGCGGGCCGTCACCGACTCCGACGGCGAGGTCCGCTACGACCCGGTCGCCAAGCCCGGCGTGTCGAACCTCCTGTCGGTCCTCGGCGCCGTCACCGACCGCAGCCCCGAGGACGTGGCCGAGGCGTACTCCCAGTACGGACCCCTCAAGGCCGACACCGCGGACGCGGTCGTCGAGCTGCTCCGGCCGATCCAGGAGCGGTTCCGGGAGCTCGCCGACGACCCGGCCGGCACGGGCGAGCTGCTCGCCATCGGCGCGGAGAAGGCCCAGAACGTGGCGAGCGACGTGTACGCCCGGGCCGTCGAGCACGTCGGCCTCCTCCCCCGCGCCTGA